In Herbaspirillum seropedicae, a single window of DNA contains:
- a CDS encoding N-carbamoylsarcosine amidohydrolase, with product MHKEVETYQRQGFGQTLEMKPPFGLLIVDFVNSFADPQQFGGGNIPQAIERTRSLLAHARQQGWPVAHSRIVFADDDADRNIFGMKVPGMVTLKEDLPGSAIVPQLAPANGELVVRKTVPSAFFGTSLAPWLTQHGVQTLLVAGAVTSGCVRASVVDAMSWGFRPLVVSDCVGDRALGPHEANLFDMAQKYAAVMPLDEAMQVVGQR from the coding sequence ATGCACAAGGAAGTGGAAACCTACCAGCGCCAGGGCTTTGGCCAGACGCTGGAAATGAAGCCGCCGTTCGGGCTGCTGATCGTCGATTTCGTCAACAGCTTCGCCGATCCGCAGCAGTTCGGCGGCGGCAACATCCCGCAGGCCATCGAGCGCACGCGCAGCCTCCTGGCGCACGCGCGCCAGCAAGGCTGGCCGGTGGCGCACAGCCGCATCGTGTTTGCCGATGATGATGCTGACCGCAACATCTTCGGCATGAAGGTGCCCGGCATGGTGACCCTCAAGGAAGACCTGCCCGGCAGCGCCATCGTGCCGCAACTGGCCCCGGCCAACGGTGAACTGGTGGTGCGCAAGACCGTGCCGTCGGCGTTCTTTGGCACCTCGCTGGCGCCGTGGCTGACGCAGCATGGTGTGCAGACCCTGCTGGTGGCCGGCGCCGTGACCAGCGGTTGCGTGCGCGCCAGCGTGGTGGACGCCATGTCCTGGGGCTTCCGCCCGCTGGTGGTGTCGGATTGCGTGGGCGACCGCGCCCTCGGCCCGCACGAGGCCAATCTGTTCGACATGGCGCAGAAGTATGCGGCCGTGATGCCGCTGGACGAGGCCATGCAGGTGGTCGGCCAGCGTTGA
- a CDS encoding xanthine dehydrogenase family protein molybdopterin-binding subunit: MQAMNPTAPTPREARRQLLSRSDVLLVTRAPQPGVKPAPGQPGAASSYVQPLPDVFVAILGEGQVLAFNGHVDLGTGIRTSLAQIVAEELSLSMEQVSMILGHTEEAPNQGPTIASATIQISAMPLRKAAAQAREHLLAMAAARWATPVGRLRVEAGCIIDADVAGRTISYFELLRGQRIVLTLEPGEVPLKPVSQYTLVGRSSQRVDIPAKVRAQPVYVHDVRVPGMLHGRVVRPPHPGRDGGDFVGRSLLAVDRQSVAHIPGLVAVVVEGDFIGVVAEREEQAQRAMRELKVQWKSIPPLPPMDDLEARLRSLPARRRELVRQGDPDAASASAAGHIERTYVWPYQLHASIGPSCAVADWRPEGLTVWSGTQNPHVMRIDLSRLCDLDEGSIEVIRLEASGCYGRNCADDVVADAALLSRAVGRPVRVQLTREQEHAWEPKGAAQLMDVCGGVDAQGRLSHYRFQTRYPSNDAPVLALLLTGKIAPEPRVLEMGDRTAVPPYAYPHMQIDCDDVAPIVRAGWLRGVSAMPNSFAHEVFIDELAELAGADRLAFRLAHLPDQRASELLQAVAHKAGWVAHAQGSRGQVQADGKLRGRGIAYARYVHSKFPGFGAAWSAWVIDVEVDPVTGALAVTSLVVGQDTGMMVNPAGVRHQMHGNILQSLSRVLKERVAFGPHGASSLEWGAYPILHFTEVPPIEIVLMERQDQPPMGAGESASVPSAAALSNALFDATGRRLRQPPFNAECILAALQEPLAAG, encoded by the coding sequence ATGCAAGCAATGAACCCTACCGCCCCGACCCCGCGCGAGGCCCGCCGCCAGCTGCTCTCGCGCAGCGACGTGCTGCTGGTGACGCGGGCCCCCCAGCCGGGCGTGAAGCCCGCGCCCGGCCAGCCGGGGGCGGCGTCTTCCTATGTGCAGCCCTTGCCGGATGTGTTCGTGGCCATCCTGGGCGAGGGACAGGTGCTAGCCTTCAATGGCCACGTCGACCTGGGAACCGGCATCCGCACCTCGCTGGCGCAGATTGTGGCCGAAGAGTTGAGTCTCTCCATGGAGCAGGTCAGCATGATCCTCGGGCATACCGAGGAGGCGCCCAACCAGGGGCCGACGATTGCCAGCGCCACCATCCAGATTTCCGCCATGCCGTTGCGTAAGGCCGCCGCCCAGGCGCGCGAGCACCTGCTGGCGATGGCCGCTGCGCGCTGGGCGACGCCGGTCGGGCGTCTGCGCGTGGAGGCGGGCTGCATCATCGATGCCGACGTGGCGGGGCGCACTATCAGTTATTTCGAATTGCTGCGCGGGCAACGCATCGTGCTCACGCTGGAACCCGGCGAGGTGCCGCTCAAGCCGGTGAGCCAGTACACGCTGGTGGGACGTAGTTCGCAGCGGGTCGATATTCCGGCCAAGGTGCGCGCGCAGCCTGTGTATGTGCATGATGTGCGTGTGCCTGGCATGCTGCATGGCCGCGTAGTGCGCCCGCCGCATCCTGGCCGCGACGGCGGGGATTTCGTCGGCCGCAGCCTGCTGGCGGTGGATCGCCAATCGGTGGCCCACATTCCCGGCCTGGTCGCGGTGGTGGTGGAGGGGGATTTCATCGGCGTGGTGGCCGAGCGGGAAGAGCAGGCGCAACGCGCCATGCGCGAACTGAAGGTGCAGTGGAAGAGCATCCCGCCGCTGCCGCCCATGGACGACCTGGAAGCGCGCCTGCGCAGCCTGCCCGCCCGGCGGCGCGAGCTGGTGCGCCAGGGCGATCCGGACGCCGCCAGCGCCAGCGCCGCTGGCCACATCGAGCGGACCTATGTCTGGCCCTATCAGCTGCATGCATCCATCGGGCCGTCTTGCGCGGTGGCGGACTGGCGGCCGGAAGGCTTGACGGTCTGGTCCGGCACCCAGAATCCCCATGTGATGCGCATCGACCTGTCGCGCCTGTGTGATCTGGACGAAGGCAGCATCGAAGTGATCCGGCTGGAAGCCTCGGGCTGCTATGGCCGCAATTGCGCAGACGATGTGGTGGCCGATGCGGCCCTGTTGTCACGCGCCGTAGGACGGCCGGTGCGGGTGCAGCTCACCCGTGAGCAGGAACACGCCTGGGAGCCCAAGGGGGCGGCCCAGCTCATGGACGTGTGCGGCGGCGTCGACGCCCAGGGGCGGCTGTCGCACTATCGCTTCCAGACCCGTTATCCCTCCAATGATGCGCCGGTGCTGGCCTTGCTGTTGACCGGCAAGATCGCGCCAGAACCGCGCGTGCTGGAGATGGGCGACCGCACCGCCGTGCCGCCCTATGCCTACCCGCATATGCAGATCGATTGCGATGATGTCGCGCCCATCGTGCGCGCCGGATGGTTGCGTGGGGTGTCGGCCATGCCCAATTCCTTTGCTCACGAGGTCTTCATCGACGAACTGGCCGAGCTGGCCGGAGCGGACCGGCTGGCTTTCCGGCTGGCGCATCTGCCGGACCAGCGCGCCAGCGAGCTGTTGCAGGCGGTAGCGCACAAGGCGGGATGGGTCGCGCATGCCCAGGGCTCGCGCGGGCAGGTACAGGCCGACGGCAAGCTGCGCGGACGCGGCATCGCCTATGCGCGCTACGTCCATAGCAAGTTTCCGGGCTTTGGGGCGGCCTGGTCGGCTTGGGTCATCGATGTCGAAGTCGATCCGGTCACAGGCGCGCTGGCCGTCACCTCGCTGGTGGTGGGCCAGGATACCGGCATGATGGTCAACCCGGCCGGGGTGCGCCATCAGATGCACGGCAATATCCTGCAATCCCTGAGCCGGGTGCTGAAGGAACGGGTGGCCTTTGGGCCGCACGGCGCCAGCAGCCTGGAGTGGGGCGCTTACCCCATCCTGCATTTCACCGAAGTGCCGCCCATCGAGATCGTGTTGATGGAGCGCCAGGACCAGCCGCCCATGGGCGCCGGCGAATCGGCCTCGGTGCCGAGTGCGGCGGCCTTGTCCAATGCGCTCTTCGACGCCACCGGCAGACGCCTGCGCCAGCCGCCCTTCAATGCGGAGTGCATCCTGGCGGCGCTGCAGGAACCGCTGGCGGCGGGGTGA
- a CDS encoding MarR family winged helix-turn-helix transcriptional regulator, translating to MTKKTVSAQYHFSDQIGHLLRRAYQRHAAIFQQHIPDSQLTAAQFVTLCAIRDLETCSLSDIVKVTAIDQATIRGIVERLKARGLIELSHDEADRRKVLVSLSKSAATLVADTVPFAAQISEATYGNLNPAERVALVFLLRKMIEE from the coding sequence ATGACCAAGAAGACCGTTTCTGCCCAATATCACTTTTCCGACCAGATCGGCCACCTGCTGCGCCGCGCCTACCAGCGCCATGCCGCTATCTTCCAGCAGCACATCCCGGATTCGCAGTTGACGGCCGCGCAGTTCGTGACCCTGTGCGCCATCCGCGACCTGGAGACCTGCTCGCTGTCGGACATCGTCAAGGTGACCGCCATCGACCAGGCCACCATTCGCGGCATCGTGGAGCGCCTCAAGGCACGCGGCCTGATCGAGCTGTCCCACGACGAGGCCGACCGCCGCAAGGTGCTGGTGTCGCTCAGCAAGAGCGCCGCCACGCTGGTGGCCGACACCGTGCCCTTCGCCGCCCAGATCAGCGAGGCGACCTATGGCAACCTCAATCCGGCTGAACGCGTGGCGCTGGTGTTCCTCCTGCGCAAGATGATCGAGGAGTAG
- a CDS encoding flavin reductase family protein, giving the protein MLIDFAGLKPVEAYEWMSSLIVPRPIAWVSTLDAQGRANLAPFSFFQMVTGKPPTLLICPLLQRGGKLKDTVLNIDERGEFVVNLAAPAQAAQLNETSFPFEAGVSEFEACGVTAAPSQRVAPPRVAAAAASFECKLAMLEPYPRHAPSCHLVLGEVLVAHVQDDLLDADGKLDPGKVDLLFRMGGEWYGRSINAANFTLPRPR; this is encoded by the coding sequence ATGTTGATTGATTTCGCAGGGCTCAAGCCCGTCGAGGCTTATGAATGGATGTCGTCGCTGATCGTGCCGCGGCCCATCGCCTGGGTCTCGACCCTGGATGCGCAGGGACGGGCGAACCTGGCGCCCTTCAGTTTCTTCCAGATGGTCACCGGCAAGCCGCCCACCTTGCTGATCTGTCCCTTGTTGCAGCGCGGCGGCAAGCTCAAGGATACGGTGCTCAATATCGATGAGCGCGGCGAGTTCGTGGTCAATCTCGCCGCACCCGCGCAGGCCGCGCAGCTCAATGAGACGTCCTTTCCCTTCGAGGCTGGCGTCAGCGAGTTCGAGGCCTGCGGCGTGACCGCCGCGCCCAGCCAGAGGGTGGCGCCGCCCCGCGTGGCGGCCGCTGCGGCCAGCTTCGAGTGCAAGCTGGCCATGCTGGAGCCGTACCCGCGCCACGCGCCGTCTTGCCATCTGGTGTTGGGCGAAGTGCTGGTCGCACACGTCCAGGATGACTTGCTCGATGCCGATGGCAAGCTCGATCCGGGCAAGGTCGATCTGCTCTTTCGCATGGGCGGCGAGTGGTATGGCCGCAGCATCAACGCCGCCAATTTCACCTTGCCGCGTCCACGCTGA
- a CDS encoding methyl-accepting chemotaxis protein has translation MLSLPATQDPRLPVLGHGNEDVQADMALGEDEYLITRTDIEGRMVYVNAAFVRRSGYAADELLGQPASMMYAPDTPPELGADLWRTVKARGAWTGVMRHRGKDGRCFWARATITRTMVDGAHVGHTTVRTRAADHEVRRMRAFTAARRRGAGRWWELREGRLGLRGIGRLLRISLSPTLAWRMRFAQGLNAALLLVALLWLTGSGGAAGWQGVVIVLLALWQVLVLALAARRVSRPVEGMLRHARSIGAGDLTQVVAQQGGRDDEVARLAMSMDVMQKSLASLVRDLREGVATVGGAAAEISDANMDLAARTEETAAAVEQSAHRMAELDSAVQRNAVSAGQAHGLATASVQAAEAGSELVRQVIGSMDEISRSASGIAEISSVIEGIAFQTNILALNAAVEAARAGAHGRGFAVVASEVRSLAQRSSDAVRQISQLLARSGSDVANGVNLAGQAGESLEQIVGLARKVGVTVGEISEASRQQGGEITHINQVIGQIDDAVRQNAAMVEQAAAAAAALAEQSRRLEQSVAMFRTRQ, from the coding sequence ATGTTGTCGCTACCCGCTACGCAAGATCCACGGCTGCCGGTGCTCGGCCATGGAAACGAGGATGTCCAGGCCGACATGGCCTTGGGCGAGGATGAGTATCTGATCACCCGCACCGACATCGAGGGGCGGATGGTCTATGTCAATGCGGCCTTCGTCAGGCGCAGCGGCTACGCCGCTGATGAGTTGCTGGGGCAGCCGGCCAGCATGATGTATGCGCCTGATACGCCGCCCGAACTGGGTGCGGACCTGTGGCGTACGGTCAAGGCGCGCGGTGCGTGGACCGGGGTGATGCGTCATCGCGGCAAGGATGGCCGCTGCTTCTGGGCCAGGGCCACCATCACCCGCACCATGGTCGATGGTGCGCACGTCGGCCATACCACCGTGCGCACCCGCGCCGCCGATCACGAGGTGCGCCGGATGCGCGCCTTCACCGCTGCGCGCCGACGCGGCGCGGGACGCTGGTGGGAACTGCGGGAAGGGCGGCTGGGCTTGCGCGGCATAGGCCGCTTGCTGCGTATCAGCCTCAGCCCCACGCTGGCCTGGCGCATGCGTTTTGCCCAAGGCCTCAATGCTGCGCTGCTGCTGGTGGCGCTGCTCTGGTTGACGGGTTCGGGTGGTGCGGCCGGATGGCAGGGGGTGGTGATCGTGCTGCTCGCGCTCTGGCAGGTGCTGGTGCTGGCGCTGGCGGCGCGACGCGTGAGCCGGCCGGTGGAGGGGATGTTGAGGCATGCGCGCAGCATCGGCGCGGGCGATCTCACGCAGGTGGTGGCTCAGCAGGGTGGCCGCGATGACGAGGTCGCCCGCCTGGCGATGAGCATGGATGTGATGCAGAAGAGCCTGGCCAGCCTGGTGCGCGACTTGCGCGAAGGCGTGGCCACGGTGGGCGGGGCGGCAGCGGAAATTTCCGACGCCAACATGGACCTGGCGGCCCGCACCGAAGAGACCGCTGCCGCCGTCGAGCAAAGCGCCCATCGCATGGCCGAGCTGGACAGCGCCGTGCAGCGCAATGCCGTCAGCGCCGGCCAGGCGCACGGGCTGGCCACGGCGTCGGTGCAGGCCGCTGAAGCCGGCAGCGAGCTGGTGCGTCAGGTGATCGGCAGCATGGATGAGATCTCACGCAGCGCCAGCGGCATTGCCGAGATTTCCTCGGTGATCGAGGGCATTGCCTTCCAGACCAACATCCTGGCCCTCAATGCCGCCGTCGAGGCGGCGCGCGCCGGGGCGCACGGACGCGGGTTTGCCGTGGTGGCCAGCGAAGTGCGCAGCCTGGCCCAGCGCAGCAGCGATGCGGTGCGCCAGATCAGCCAGTTGCTGGCGCGCTCGGGCAGCGATGTGGCCAATGGCGTGAACCTGGCAGGCCAGGCGGGCGAGAGCCTGGAACAGATTGTCGGGCTGGCGCGCAAGGTCGGCGTGACCGTCGGCGAGATCAGTGAGGCCTCGCGCCAGCAAGGCGGCGAGATCACGCACATCAATCAGGTCATTGGACAGATCGACGACGCTGTGCGCCAGAACGCTGCCATGGTCGAGCAGGCGGCCGCTGCCGCTGCGGCGCTGGCCGAGCAGAGCCGGCGGCTGGAGCAGTCGGTGGCGATGTTCCGTACGCGCCAGTAG
- a CDS encoding porin — protein MKKAWAVGVASLLCAGGALAQSNVTLYGVIDTYMGYTNATGKGSVASLDSGGYQASRVGFKGSEDLGGGLRANFQMENGFASDSGAMHDSTRLFNRQSWVGLGNELGELRLGRQNSPGFLMIARLDAFAGATYASFLNNVSAYTPRYDNVIGYLSPVMRGFRVQAYYGLGEQTAPRNGLSTAMLAGEYESGPLYLGVSSSAQNSANDNITIRSTFAGGAYDYGSGKVFLGYYRGNNLGAAASANTPGSYYSAYSLSANYRLTGQATLGAGYGWAKDSTGAGRNARQFSLIGTYDLSRRTMLYATYAHLANNNGASFSLAGAAPITKNAPVSGGTVNGVQVGIRHLF, from the coding sequence ATGAAAAAGGCATGGGCAGTCGGCGTGGCAAGTCTGTTGTGCGCGGGTGGCGCGCTGGCGCAATCCAACGTCACCCTCTATGGCGTGATCGATACCTACATGGGTTACACCAATGCGACCGGCAAGGGCTCGGTGGCCTCGCTGGACAGTGGCGGCTACCAGGCCAGCCGGGTGGGTTTCAAGGGCAGCGAAGACCTGGGCGGCGGACTGCGCGCCAACTTCCAGATGGAAAATGGCTTTGCTTCCGATAGCGGGGCCATGCACGATAGCACCCGTCTGTTCAACCGCCAGTCCTGGGTCGGCCTGGGCAACGAGCTGGGCGAGTTGCGCCTGGGACGGCAGAATTCGCCGGGCTTCCTGATGATCGCGCGCCTGGACGCCTTTGCGGGCGCGACCTATGCGTCCTTCCTCAACAACGTCTCGGCCTACACGCCGCGCTACGACAACGTGATCGGCTACCTCTCGCCGGTGATGCGCGGCTTCAGGGTGCAGGCCTACTATGGGCTGGGTGAGCAGACCGCGCCGCGCAACGGCCTGTCCACCGCCATGCTGGCGGGGGAGTATGAGAGCGGCCCGCTCTACCTGGGTGTGAGCAGCTCGGCCCAGAACAGCGCCAATGACAACATCACCATCCGCTCCACCTTTGCCGGCGGCGCCTATGATTACGGCAGCGGCAAGGTCTTCCTCGGCTATTACCGTGGCAACAACCTGGGTGCGGCGGCCAGTGCCAATACGCCCGGTTCGTACTACAGTGCCTATTCGCTGTCGGCCAACTATCGCCTGACTGGCCAGGCCACGCTCGGCGCTGGCTATGGCTGGGCCAAGGACAGCACCGGTGCGGGCCGCAATGCGCGCCAGTTCAGCCTGATCGGCACCTATGACCTGTCGCGCCGGACCATGCTCTACGCCACCTATGCTCACCTGGCCAACAACAATGGCGCGAGCTTCTCGCTGGCGGGTGCGGCGCCGATCACCAAGAATGCGCCGGTCTCGGGTGGCACGGTCAATGGGGTTCAGGTGGGTATCCGCCATCTGTTCTGA
- a CDS encoding XdhC family protein, translated as MDSIDLDVLKRSQQWLEAGRGVLLATVVRTWGSAPRPVGAMLALRDDGALVGSVSGGCIEDDLIASVQRDGIVPQRPGRLVYGVDADQAHRFGLPCGGTLELVTEPLSAQSRIGELLSMLAEGRLVHRRLCLRSGEVRLESAPAGSSLQVDAHALVTVHGPRYRLLVIGAGELSRILCAMALALDFQVTVCDPRSEYLDQWDLAGVELVRSMPDDTVDAMQPDACSAVLALTHDPKLDDLALMQALKTPAFYVGALGSRANNHARRERLRLFDLTAAQLQALRGPVGIFIGSKTPAEIAISVMAEIVAVRNGVLLPRVWGVEEAKSLRGAPAAESSGSACRLRHG; from the coding sequence ATGGACAGCATCGACCTCGATGTACTCAAGCGCAGTCAGCAGTGGCTTGAGGCTGGCCGTGGCGTGTTGCTGGCCACGGTGGTGCGCACCTGGGGTTCGGCGCCACGGCCGGTCGGGGCGATGCTGGCCTTGCGTGACGATGGTGCGCTGGTGGGATCGGTCTCGGGCGGTTGCATCGAGGATGATCTCATTGCCAGCGTGCAGCGCGATGGCATCGTGCCGCAGCGGCCGGGGCGGCTGGTCTATGGCGTCGATGCCGACCAGGCGCATCGCTTTGGCCTGCCCTGTGGTGGCACCCTGGAGCTGGTGACCGAACCCTTGTCGGCGCAGAGCCGCATCGGCGAGTTGCTGTCCATGCTGGCCGAAGGGCGCTTGGTGCACCGGCGGCTTTGCCTGCGCAGTGGCGAGGTGCGTCTGGAGTCGGCACCTGCGGGCAGCAGCCTGCAGGTGGATGCGCATGCGCTGGTGACGGTGCATGGTCCGCGCTATCGCCTGCTGGTCATCGGTGCGGGAGAGCTGTCGCGCATCCTCTGTGCGATGGCGCTGGCGCTGGATTTCCAGGTGACGGTCTGTGATCCGCGCAGCGAGTACCTCGATCAGTGGGACCTGGCGGGCGTGGAGCTGGTGCGCAGCATGCCCGACGACACCGTGGATGCGATGCAGCCCGATGCCTGTTCGGCCGTGCTGGCCTTGACGCACGATCCCAAGCTCGATGACCTGGCGCTGATGCAGGCGCTCAAGACGCCGGCCTTCTATGTCGGTGCGCTCGGTTCGCGCGCCAACAACCATGCCCGACGCGAGCGGCTGCGGCTGTTCGATCTCACTGCTGCGCAGCTGCAGGCGCTGCGCGGACCCGTGGGGATCTTCATCGGCAGCAAGACACCCGCCGAGATCGCCATTTCTGTCATGGCCGAGATCGTGGCCGTGCGTAATGGCGTATTGCTGCCACGCGTGTGGGGTGTTGAAGAGGCCAAGTCGCTGCGTGGGGCGCCTGCTGCTGAGTCTTCGGGAAGTGCGTGCAGATTGCGTCATGGGTAG
- a CDS encoding FAD-dependent monooxygenase, which yields MSNSPRIAVVGAGLGGAATAALLLQEGFNVRVYEQAPGFSRLGAGIHVGPNVMKVLRRIGIEDEMNRQGSRPDFWYSRHWQTGDVLAQIPLGDYAVKHYGASYLTVHRGDFHELLIKALPSERLSFGKCLTKVEDRGDVVILSFADGTTEEADIVIGADGVNSRIREELLGVEPPKYAGYLAHRAVFPTPELKAGMLPFDACVKWWSDDRHMMVYFVTSKANELYYVTGVPVEKWDLNDRWLPSSKEEMRETFHGWHPTVQALVDATVEVTKWSLLERDPLPLWSRGRLVLLGDACHPMKPHMAQGAAMAIEDGAMLARCFKEVGVSNYADAFALYEANRAARASKVQRISHDNTWLRTNEDPSWCFGYDVFTEPLVSPSKAAA from the coding sequence GTGTCCAATTCCCCTCGTATCGCCGTCGTCGGCGCTGGCTTGGGTGGTGCGGCAACCGCCGCGCTGCTGTTGCAGGAAGGTTTCAATGTGCGCGTCTATGAGCAGGCGCCCGGTTTCTCGCGCCTGGGTGCGGGCATCCACGTTGGGCCCAACGTCATGAAGGTGCTGCGCCGCATTGGCATCGAGGATGAGATGAACCGCCAGGGTTCCCGTCCCGATTTCTGGTACAGCCGTCACTGGCAGACTGGCGACGTGCTGGCGCAGATTCCGCTGGGTGACTACGCGGTCAAGCACTATGGCGCGTCCTACCTGACGGTGCACCGGGGCGACTTCCACGAGCTGCTGATCAAGGCGCTGCCCAGCGAGCGCCTGAGCTTCGGCAAGTGCCTCACCAAGGTGGAGGACCGTGGCGATGTGGTGATCCTCAGCTTTGCCGATGGCACTACTGAAGAAGCCGATATCGTCATCGGCGCCGATGGCGTGAACTCGCGCATCCGCGAAGAACTGCTGGGGGTGGAGCCGCCCAAGTACGCCGGCTACCTGGCGCACCGCGCGGTCTTCCCCACGCCCGAACTCAAGGCCGGCATGCTGCCCTTCGATGCCTGCGTGAAGTGGTGGAGCGATGACCGTCACATGATGGTCTACTTCGTCACCAGCAAGGCCAACGAGCTTTACTACGTGACCGGCGTGCCGGTGGAGAAATGGGATCTGAACGACCGCTGGCTGCCCTCGAGCAAGGAAGAAATGCGCGAGACCTTCCACGGCTGGCATCCGACCGTACAGGCGCTGGTGGACGCGACCGTGGAAGTGACCAAGTGGTCCTTGCTGGAACGCGATCCGCTGCCGCTGTGGAGCCGTGGCCGTCTGGTGCTGCTGGGCGACGCCTGCCACCCGATGAAGCCGCACATGGCCCAGGGCGCCGCCATGGCCATCGAGGATGGCGCCATGCTGGCGCGCTGCTTCAAGGAAGTGGGCGTGAGCAACTACGCCGATGCCTTCGCGCTCTACGAAGCCAATCGCGCCGCCCGCGCCAGCAAGGTGCAGCGCATCTCGCATGACAATACCTGGCTGCGCACCAATGAAGATCCGTCCTGGTGCTTTGGCTACGACGTTTTCACCGAGCCGCTGGTCTCGCCCAGCAAGGCTGCCGCCTGA
- a CDS encoding MFS transporter, which produces MSTLPASVEQGLQAAGVGKFQYRLFVIFGLVWLADAMQVLSIGFSAPTIAKTFGLTVPQALQTGTMFFVGMLLGAFVFGRLADRIGRRPVLMGAVVIDACFGVASAFAPDFTWLLALRLLTGIGVGGTLPVDYTMMAEFLPSARRGRWLVMLESFWAIGTICLAVLALVAVSWGNDAWRVIFFVTGLPALVGVVLRFYVPESPMYLNRSGKSDAARQVLERVAKVNGSSTPIPPLQPEVVERKPMSALFSAALRRRSLSLYLAWGLISIAYYGVFVYLPVKLGSEGFGFMRGQIFLIFLALVQLPGYALSAYGVERWGRKPTLVGFLVLSAVGCMLYSLGKDPMLVVGSTLLLSFSLLGTWAALYAFTPEVYPTDLRASGMGTAGAVARFGGLFAPAIVAPVMASHFTLALAMLSAFLVAGAVAILCVDVESRNRALE; this is translated from the coding sequence ATGTCCACGCTACCCGCGTCAGTGGAACAGGGGCTACAGGCCGCCGGGGTCGGGAAGTTCCAGTATCGCTTGTTCGTCATCTTCGGTCTGGTCTGGCTGGCCGATGCGATGCAGGTCCTGTCCATCGGCTTCTCGGCGCCGACCATCGCCAAGACCTTCGGCCTGACCGTGCCGCAGGCACTGCAGACCGGCACCATGTTCTTTGTCGGCATGCTGCTGGGCGCGTTCGTCTTTGGCCGCCTGGCCGACCGCATCGGCCGCCGTCCGGTGCTCATGGGGGCGGTGGTGATCGATGCCTGCTTCGGCGTGGCCTCGGCCTTCGCGCCTGATTTCACCTGGCTCTTGGCCTTGCGCCTGCTGACCGGGATCGGCGTGGGCGGCACGCTGCCGGTGGACTACACCATGATGGCCGAATTCCTGCCCAGTGCGCGACGCGGGCGCTGGCTGGTGATGCTGGAATCGTTCTGGGCCATCGGCACCATCTGCCTGGCCGTGCTGGCGCTGGTGGCGGTGAGCTGGGGCAATGACGCCTGGCGCGTGATCTTCTTCGTCACCGGCCTGCCGGCCCTGGTGGGCGTGGTATTGCGCTTCTATGTGCCGGAGTCGCCGATGTATCTCAACCGCAGCGGCAAGTCCGACGCCGCGCGCCAGGTGCTGGAGCGGGTGGCCAAGGTCAATGGCAGCAGCACGCCGATCCCGCCGCTGCAACCCGAGGTGGTGGAGCGCAAGCCCATGAGCGCGCTGTTCTCGGCTGCCCTGCGCCGCCGCAGCCTGTCGCTGTACCTGGCCTGGGGCTTGATCTCGATTGCCTACTATGGGGTGTTCGTCTATCTGCCGGTCAAGCTGGGTTCGGAAGGCTTCGGTTTCATGCGTGGCCAGATCTTCCTGATCTTCCTGGCGCTGGTGCAGTTACCCGGTTATGCGTTGTCGGCCTATGGGGTGGAGCGCTGGGGCCGCAAGCCCACGCTGGTGGGTTTCCTGGTGCTCTCGGCGGTGGGCTGCATGCTCTACAGCCTGGGCAAGGACCCCATGCTGGTGGTCGGTTCCACGCTGTTGTTGAGTTTTTCCCTGCTGGGTACCTGGGCCGCGCTGTACGCCTTCACGCCCGAGGTCTATCCCACCGACCTGCGCGCCAGCGGCATGGGCACGGCCGGCGCGGTGGCCCGCTTTGGCGGCCTGTTCGCCCCGGCCATCGTGGCGCCCGTCATGGCCAGCCATTTCACGCTGGCGCTGGCGATGCTGTCGGCCTTCCTGGTGGCAGGCGCCGTGGCCATTCTTTGCGTGGATGTGGAGTCGCGCAATCGTGCGCTGGAGTAG
- a CDS encoding nucleotidyltransferase family protein, whose translation MTIPSSPPIALLLAAGRGSRFDAREEKLLQAFPHHDGRPGMVATAAAAALLEVMPVLAVVPGPGALAEALRAQGCAVCMPAPASSREMSASLRCGVQHSAQASGWLVALADMPCVDLSTLCLLRDALAAGAPIVAPVMQGRRGHPVGFGRAHLDALLALHGDQGARALLKTHPVTELEVMDEGIFADVDTAEDLRRVRVLAQSQR comes from the coding sequence ATGACCATCCCCTCCTCCCCACCCATCGCCCTGCTCCTGGCAGCTGGCCGCGGCAGCCGCTTCGATGCGCGCGAAGAGAAGCTGCTGCAAGCCTTCCCGCACCATGACGGACGGCCAGGCATGGTCGCCACTGCGGCCGCGGCCGCGTTGCTGGAGGTGATGCCGGTGCTGGCCGTGGTGCCCGGACCGGGCGCGCTGGCCGAGGCCCTGCGCGCGCAAGGCTGCGCGGTCTGCATGCCCGCGCCAGCGTCATCGCGGGAAATGAGCGCGTCCTTGCGATGCGGCGTGCAGCACAGCGCACAGGCCTCGGGCTGGCTGGTGGCGCTGGCCGACATGCCGTGCGTGGACCTGTCCACCCTCTGCCTGCTGCGCGACGCGCTGGCCGCCGGCGCGCCCATCGTGGCCCCGGTCATGCAGGGCCGGCGCGGCCACCCGGTCGGATTCGGACGCGCTCACCTGGACGCCCTGCTGGCCTTGCACGGCGACCAGGGCGCACGCGCCTTGCTGAAGACACATCCGGTGACGGAACTGGAGGTGATGGACGAGGGCATCTTTGCCGATGTGGATACGGCAGAGGATCTGCGCCGGGTGCGGGTGCTGGCGCAATCTCAGAGATGA